The following proteins are encoded in a genomic region of Sulfurimonas sp. HSL3-7:
- a CDS encoding DUF485 domain-containing protein, translating into MRQEQVEAIKNDPNFQELVAKRTRFAWTLTILMLVVYFAFILTIAFDPSALGTPLGDDTVTTVGIPVGVAIIVFAFALTGIYVRRANGEFDALTAKIKETAKENE; encoded by the coding sequence ATGAGACAAGAACAAGTTGAAGCGATCAAAAACGATCCGAACTTTCAGGAGCTGGTAGCCAAGCGGACCCGATTCGCGTGGACATTGACCATTTTGATGCTGGTCGTCTACTTTGCATTTATTTTAACCATTGCATTCGACCCGAGTGCACTGGGAACACCTTTGGGTGATGATACGGTTACGACAGTGGGTATCCCGGTGGGCGTGGCGATCATCGTATTTGCCTTTGCCCTGACAGGAATCTATGTCAGACGTGCCAACGGCGAGTTCGATGCGCTGACGGCCAAGATCAAAGAGACTGCAAAGGAAAATGAATAA
- a CDS encoding OprD family outer membrane porin, whose product MKKTFGASIASIVAVSGIYAAEDLSSMFSEGKAGGQIREFSVARSITDTRPAGDDYTRKANAIGGFLKYETAELHGLTLGTAFYTTNGFLLGSPRTDYTVVDPSLLGPDNEDYSILGEAYLQYKRGNTIFKGGRQKLNTPLAGADDARMLPNLFEAYLLSNTDIPDTTVVVGHVTRFAQGTFGRVYNGSNLANQMLSATSGYSAVDPRNQVGSFENMGKYAVGTATDGVSVASATYTGVKGLKVQLWDYYAYDILNAVYGQLDYSMAFGMVKPFVAGQFIKEDDLGDKLLSNLGGDGKIDSLYWAAKAGLTVENLTAYIAYSQTGANKSSDAPYANAIITPWGGMPAFTQGMVTRHMFLAGTKASKAALSYNWKGFGPDLSTALYYADFDMADFNGYTSDDASEAGFDVIYNTGFVENLQLRLRGNFTSDYFVADNGAVDWDEYRFIVNYNF is encoded by the coding sequence ATGAAAAAAACGTTCGGTGCAAGTATAGCATCAATTGTTGCTGTATCGGGTATATATGCTGCTGAAGATTTAAGCAGTATGTTCAGTGAAGGTAAGGCCGGCGGGCAGATCCGCGAGTTCAGTGTTGCGAGGAGCATCACCGATACGCGCCCCGCGGGGGACGACTATACGCGAAAAGCGAATGCGATCGGCGGTTTCCTGAAATATGAGACGGCGGAGCTGCATGGTTTGACGCTGGGGACGGCATTTTATACGACCAACGGGTTTTTGTTGGGAAGCCCAAGAACGGACTACACGGTTGTCGATCCGTCACTGTTGGGTCCGGATAACGAAGACTATTCGATCCTTGGTGAGGCGTATCTTCAGTATAAGCGCGGCAATACGATCTTCAAAGGGGGACGCCAAAAGCTTAATACGCCGCTGGCGGGTGCCGATGATGCGAGAATGCTTCCCAACTTGTTTGAAGCGTATCTCCTCAGCAACACGGACATTCCGGACACAACAGTTGTCGTCGGGCACGTGACCCGTTTTGCGCAGGGTACTTTCGGCCGCGTCTATAACGGCTCGAATCTGGCGAATCAGATGCTCTCGGCAACATCGGGCTACTCGGCTGTCGATCCCCGTAACCAGGTCGGTTCGTTCGAGAATATGGGCAAGTATGCGGTAGGAACAGCAACAGACGGCGTCTCTGTCGCATCGGCGACCTATACCGGCGTCAAGGGTCTTAAAGTCCAGCTTTGGGATTACTACGCCTACGATATCTTAAACGCCGTCTATGGTCAGCTTGATTACAGTATGGCGTTTGGTATGGTCAAGCCCTTCGTCGCCGGGCAGTTCATCAAAGAGGATGACCTCGGCGATAAATTGTTGAGCAACCTCGGCGGTGACGGCAAGATAGATTCGCTCTACTGGGCTGCCAAAGCGGGTTTGACCGTCGAGAACTTGACGGCGTATATCGCCTATTCGCAGACAGGGGCCAACAAAAGCAGCGATGCGCCCTATGCCAATGCAATTATCACGCCCTGGGGCGGCATGCCTGCATTTACCCAGGGAATGGTGACGCGCCATATGTTCCTGGCCGGTACAAAAGCCTCGAAAGCGGCGCTCTCCTATAACTGGAAAGGGTTCGGACCGGATCTTAGTACGGCGCTCTATTATGCTGATTTCGATATGGCCGATTTTAACGGCTATACCTCCGACGATGCTAGCGAGGCGGGATTTGACGTGATCTACAATACCGGTTTTGTAGAGAACCTGCAGCTGCGTCTGCGCGGGAACTTTACATCGGATTACTTTGTCGCGGACAACGGTGCCGTCGATTGGGACGAGTACCGTTTTATCGTCAATTACAATTTTTAG
- a CDS encoding response regulator transcription factor, with product MKIFLLEDEIMLNESIQEYLEAIGHQVISCVDGEKAMGMLQEENFDLLILDINVPGVDGLTLLERLHALKIHTPAIYISALVDIEDISRAYDLGCYDYLKKPFHLKELALRIDKIKLSTEVPRVHLRLSSHYSYDQEHNQLLFRGDVQVLSKRQSQIIDLLARNRGRIVDFEQFQHYVWDDTFVDNATIRAEVNRLKKSLKEDFIQNIRSQGYMIDIPSK from the coding sequence ATGAAAATATTTTTGTTGGAAGATGAAATCATGCTTAATGAGTCGATCCAGGAGTATCTGGAGGCGATCGGCCATCAGGTGATAAGCTGCGTGGACGGCGAAAAAGCGATGGGGATGCTTCAGGAAGAGAATTTTGATCTGCTTATTTTAGACATCAATGTGCCGGGTGTGGACGGTCTGACGCTCCTGGAGCGGCTGCATGCGCTGAAAATACACACACCGGCTATCTATATAAGTGCATTGGTCGATATCGAAGATATTTCGCGCGCCTACGATCTGGGCTGTTATGACTACCTGAAAAAACCGTTCCATCTCAAAGAGCTAGCCCTGCGGATAGACAAGATCAAGCTCTCTACCGAAGTACCGCGGGTGCATCTGCGCCTCTCTTCCCACTATAGTTACGATCAGGAACACAACCAGTTGCTCTTCAGGGGCGATGTCCAGGTCCTCAGCAAGCGCCAGTCACAGATTATCGATCTGCTGGCACGCAACCGCGGACGGATCGTCGACTTTGAGCAGTTTCAACACTATGTATGGGACGATACCTTTGTCGACAATGCGACGATCAGGGCAGAGGTGAACCGATTGAAAAAGAGTCTGAAAGAGGATTTTATACAGAATATCCGTTCGCAGGGGTATATGATAGACATTCCGTCCAAATAA